The following are encoded together in the Pedobacter steynii genome:
- a CDS encoding DUF4920 domain-containing protein → MKTIMIKITLLSITFCALSICAVAQETPAPSGKSFGQGVAAGNLLPIEKMESAMGDKKTAEMKVTGEVVEVCKKKGCWMTLKTPSGESIRITFKDYAFFMPMDVVGKKVALDGIAKKQTISVETLRHYAEDAHKSAEEVAKITEPKKELAFEAKGVVILN, encoded by the coding sequence ATGAAAACTATCATGATAAAAATAACATTACTAAGCATAACCTTCTGCGCTTTATCAATTTGTGCTGTCGCACAGGAAACCCCTGCTCCGAGCGGTAAATCATTTGGACAGGGTGTCGCAGCCGGAAACCTTCTTCCTATAGAGAAAATGGAATCTGCAATGGGTGATAAGAAAACAGCTGAAATGAAAGTTACCGGAGAAGTTGTGGAAGTCTGTAAAAAGAAGGGATGCTGGATGACATTAAAAACACCCTCAGGAGAATCAATTCGTATCACCTTTAAAGATTATGCATTTTTCATGCCTATGGACGTTGTAGGAAAAAAAGTTGCTCTTGACGGCATTGCTAAAAAACAAACGATCTCAGTAGAAACTTTACGTCACTATGCAGAAGACGCACACAAATCCGCAGAAGAAGTCGCAAAAATTACTGAGCCAAAAAAAGAACTGGCATTTGAGGCAAAAGGAGTAGTTATCCTGAACTAA